A genomic region of Ictidomys tridecemlineatus isolate mIctTri1 chromosome 10, mIctTri1.hap1, whole genome shotgun sequence contains the following coding sequences:
- the Agfg2 gene encoding arf-GAP domain and FG repeat-containing protein 2 isoform X5, with translation MTSSCFLNRSRRGLNPPHRVKSISMTTFTEPEVVFLQSRGNEVCRKIWLGLFDARTSLIPDSRDPQKVKEFLQEKYEKKRWYVPPDQVKGPTYTKGSASTPVQGSIPEGKPLRTLLGDPVPPLSDAASTSSQSVSQSQARPAQARTSQPPPHSCTKKASTDLLADIGGDPFAAPQAAPAFAAFPAFGVQTPTHGGFANFDAFGSSPGSSAFGSLPPAGQSLFQTQPTPAASRMLTGSCSFGSSQSAQFAATPLAAASQPNSLTDVGSLLGPGVSAGGVPGSIFGMAGQVPTLQSATPGSSSSNTSLAFGAFTNPFTAPAQLQLPSTNPFQPNGLAPGPGFGMSSTGPGFPQPVPPTGAFASTFPPTLFPPQTSLAQQQNGSSFGDLGSAKLGQKPLSQPAGISTNPFMTGSSSSPFASKPPTTNPFL, from the exons ATGACTTCTTCTTGCTTTTTGAATAGATCTAG GAGAGGCCTGAACCCTCCTCATCGTGTCAAGTCCATCTCCATGACAACTTTCACGGAGCCTGAAGTAGTATTTCTACAGTCTCGTGGAAATGAG GTTTGCAGAAAGATTTGGCTGGGTCTTTTTGATGCTCGGACATCTTTAATACCAGACTCTAGAGATCCTCAGAAGGTGAAGGAGTTTCTCCAGGAAAAATACGAGAAGAAAAGATG GTATGTCCCCCCAGACCAAGTCAAGGGGCCCACTTATACCAAAGGCAGTGCCTCCACCCCTGTCCAGGGTTCCATCCCAGAAGGGAAGCCCCTGCGGACACTTCTGGGGGATCCTGTGCCACCTCTCTCGGATGCTGCCTCCACTTCAAGCCAG TCTGTCAGCCAATCTCAGGCTCGGCCAGCCCAGGCCCGGacctcccagcctcctcctcaTTCTTGCACCAAGAAAGCCAGCACCGACCTGCTGGCTGACATCGGTGGAGACCCTTTTGCTGCTCCCCAGGCAGCACCTGCTTTTGCGGCATTCCCAGCCTTTGGGG TCCAGACACCTACCCATGGAGGCTTTGCCAACTTTGATGCCTTTGGCAGCAGCCCTGGCTCCTCTGCCTTCGGAAGCCTCCCTCCAGCGGGCCAGTCCCTGTTCCAGACCCAGCCAACCCCAGCAG CCAGTCGGATGCTAACTGGAAGCTGCAGCTTTG GGAGTAGCCAGTCAGCTCAGTTTGCTGCCACTCCTCTTGCAGCTGCCAGCCAGCCCAACAGCCTCACAGATGTGGGCAGCCTCCTGGGACCTGGAGTGTCAGCTGGAGGTGTCCCTGGCAG CATCTTCGGGATGGCTGGTCAGGTCCCCACCCTCCAATCTGCCACacctggcagcagcagcagcaacacaaGCCTTGCCTTTGGAG CCTTCACCAATCCTTTCACCGCCCCCGCCCAGCTCCAGCTGCCTTCCACCAACCCGTTCCAGCCCAATGGCCTGGCCCCAG GGCCTGGCTTTGGGATGAGCAGTACTGGGCCTGGTTTCCCCCAGCCAGTGCCACCCACGGGGGCCTTTGCCAGCACCTTCCCCCCAACACTGTTTCCCCCGCAAACCTCACTGGCTCAGCAGCAAAATG GCTCCTCCTTTGGGGACTTAGGATCTGCCAAGCTGGGACAGAAGCCACTGAGCCAGCCAGCGGGGATCTCTACCAACCCCTTCATG actGGAAGCTCATCGAGTCCATTTGCCTCCAAACCTCCAACCACAAATCCATTCTTGTAG